One Pecten maximus chromosome 7, xPecMax1.1, whole genome shotgun sequence genomic window carries:
- the LOC117330312 gene encoding ras-related protein Rab-1B-like: MEDCDYLYKIILIGDINVGKTSIVKRFRDDTFETTYRTTIGVDFAIKTLEIDNKQAKLQIWDTSGQERFRSITTSYFRNAHGIMVVYDITNKESLEVAERWLNDVKRVCGDTPVNLLVGNKSDLSDRRQVTIQDAQSFAAQYGMIGPIETSAKTSANITPAFYSMAQELVQGTGASFHNTSNQEDSILLHRTPPEPTWWSCCGYT, from the exons atggaGGATTGTGATTATCTGTATAAGATCATCCTAATCGGCGATATCAATGTGGGGAAGACCAGCATAGTGAAGAGGTTCCGTGATGACACATTCGAGACTACGTACAGAACCACCATAGGAGTTGACTTCGCCATTAAGACATTAGAAATAGACAACAAACAAGCTAAG CTCCAGATTTGGGATACGTCTGGTCAAGAGAGGTTTCGATCAATTACGACGAGCTACTTCCGAAATGCCCACGGGATTATGGTGGTGTATGACATTACGAACAAGGAGTCTCTTGAAGTGGCCGAGCGTTGGCTTAATGACGTGAAGAGAGTGTGTGGTGACACTCCCGTTAACTTACTTGTTG GTAATAAATCAGACTTGAGCGACAGAAGACAGGTCACTATACAAGACGCCCAATCATTTGCTGCACAATATGGGATGATTGGACCTATAGAAACAAGTGCGAAGACTTCCGCCAATATCACTCCAGCATTTTACAGTATGGCACAG GAACTCGTGCAGGGGACTGGCGCTTCCTTCCACAATACATCTAACCAAGAAGACAGCATATTACTGCATCGGACTCCTCCCGAGCCCACGTGGTGGTCGTGCTGTGGGTACACGTGA
- the LOC117330313 gene encoding ras-related protein Rab-43-like, whose amino-acid sequence MASFNTTDSDDAFDYLFKIVLIGDAGVGKTCVVQRFKSGTYVEKHGSTIGVDFTMKTMQIDGKLIKLQIWDTAGQERFRTITQSYYRSANGVILAYDITKKTSFENVSRWIEDVKRYAGTNIVQCLIGTKSDLEHLREVKTGESRAYADHHNMVDVIETSAKENTNVEEVFMRMAKELKKRYGGDQAFDSNDDSGRVNLNTRTIGTNWSCCGS is encoded by the exons ATGGCTTCTTTCAATACAACAGATTCAGACGACGCATTTGACTACCTGTTCAAGATTGTGTTGATAGGAGATGCTGGTGTTGGTAAAACCTGTGTAGTGCAGAGGTTCAAGTCAGGCACGTATGTCGAGAAACATGGAAGCACAATCGGGGTTGATTTCACGATGAAAACAATGCAGATAGATGGTAAACTAATAAAG ttacaAATCTGGGATACTGCTGGCCAAGAAAGATTCCGTACTATAACACAGAGCTACTACAGGAGTGCTAATGGTGTAATTTTAGCATATGACATTACTAAAAAGACCTCATTTGAAAACGTATCACGCTGGATTGAAGATGTTAAAAGATATGCTGGTACAAATATAGTGCAATGTCTAATAG GGACCAAAAGTGACCTGGAACACCTGAGAGAGGTCAAGACCGGAGAATCCAGGGCATATGCAGATCATCACAACATGGTAGATGTCATAGAGACAAGTGCTaaagaaaatacaaatgttGAAGAAGTATTTATGAGGATGGCAAAG GAATTAAAGAAAAGATATGGAGGTGATCAAGCATTTGACTCTAATGATGATTCAGGCAGAGTAAATTTAAATACACGGACAATTGGCACAAACTGGTCATGTTGTGGCAGCTAG